One Halolamina litorea genomic window carries:
- the rnz gene encoding ribonuclease Z codes for MTLRTTFLGTGGAVPTTRRAPSAVMVHREGERFLFDCGEGTQRQMMRFNTGFDVRHVFLTHLHGDHVLGLPGLLQTWDFQDRTDSLAIHCPPGSRRTIRDLIGAGGHDTAFPVRINEVSPGSVAIDGDEFEIRAFETEHRTTSQGYALIEEDRKGRFMREKAEEELGIPPGPAYGKLHAGETVELEDGRVIDPERVVGPPRPGRSLVYTGDTRPVDATVDAAEEPDLLIHDATFENDMAGRARSTGHSTAREAGEIAERAGAKRLALTHISSRYPGDARGHQREAAAAFDGECFVAEDGQTVEIPFPDAA; via the coding sequence ATGACTCTCCGGACGACGTTCCTCGGTACCGGCGGCGCCGTCCCGACGACCCGTCGGGCGCCCAGCGCCGTGATGGTCCACCGCGAGGGCGAGCGGTTCCTCTTCGACTGCGGCGAGGGCACCCAGCGCCAGATGATGCGGTTCAACACCGGCTTCGACGTGCGCCACGTCTTCCTCACGCACCTCCACGGTGACCACGTCCTCGGGCTCCCGGGCCTGCTCCAGACGTGGGACTTCCAGGACCGCACCGACTCGCTGGCGATCCACTGCCCGCCCGGCTCCCGGCGGACGATCCGGGACCTGATCGGCGCCGGCGGCCACGACACGGCGTTCCCGGTCCGGATCAACGAGGTCTCGCCCGGCAGCGTCGCCATCGACGGCGACGAGTTCGAGATCCGCGCCTTCGAGACCGAACACCGCACCACCTCGCAGGGCTACGCGCTGATCGAGGAGGACCGCAAGGGCCGCTTCATGCGTGAGAAGGCCGAGGAGGAACTGGGCATCCCGCCCGGACCGGCCTACGGGAAGCTCCACGCCGGCGAGACGGTCGAACTGGAGGACGGCCGCGTGATCGACCCCGAACGGGTCGTCGGCCCGCCCCGCCCCGGCCGCTCGCTGGTCTACACCGGCGACACCCGGCCCGTCGACGCGACCGTCGACGCCGCCGAGGAACCGGACCTGCTGATCCACGACGCCACCTTCGAGAACGACATGGCCGGCCGCGCCCGCTCGACCGGGCACTCGACGGCCCGCGAGGCCGGCGAGATCGCCGAGCGCGCCGGCGCCAAGCGACTCGCGCTGACCCACATCTCCTCGCGCTACCCCGGCGACGCTCGGGGCCACCAGCGCGAGGCGGCGGCCGCGTTCGACGGCGAGTGTTTCGTCGCCGAGGACGGCCAGACGGTGGAGATACCGTTCCCGGACGCCGCGTAA
- a CDS encoding tyrosine--tRNA ligase, with amino-acid sequence MDAHDLITRYAAEVVTEEEVEELAADPDGKRAYVGYEPSGVLHIGHMLGANKLIDLQEAGMEVVILLADVHAYLNGKGTFDEIRETATRMQEQFVAYGLDEENTEFVLGSEFQFDEEYTLDLHALELETTLSRAERAMSEIGSGDSVTVSQAVYPLMQALDIEYLDIDLAVGGMEQRKVHMLARDTLPSIGYDSPTCLHTPLISELSTGIGKMSSSSGVTISMEDSTEEIQEKVNGAYCPAGEVDPEPTEDGEERNNPVLEIFEYHVFPRFDTVVVERPEEYGGDLTYGSYEELEADFASGELHPADAKPTLATYLDELVEPGREMLQKQRA; translated from the coding sequence ATGGACGCACACGACCTGATCACCCGCTACGCCGCGGAGGTCGTCACCGAGGAGGAGGTCGAGGAGCTGGCAGCCGATCCCGACGGCAAGCGCGCCTACGTCGGCTACGAGCCCTCCGGCGTCCTCCACATCGGCCACATGCTCGGCGCGAACAAGCTGATCGACCTGCAGGAGGCGGGGATGGAGGTCGTGATCCTGCTCGCGGACGTACACGCCTACCTCAATGGGAAGGGGACCTTCGACGAGATCCGCGAGACGGCGACCCGGATGCAGGAGCAGTTCGTCGCCTACGGCCTCGACGAGGAGAACACCGAGTTCGTGCTCGGCTCGGAGTTCCAGTTCGACGAGGAGTACACGCTTGACCTCCACGCGCTCGAACTGGAGACCACGCTCTCGCGGGCCGAGCGGGCGATGTCCGAGATCGGTTCGGGCGACTCCGTGACGGTTTCGCAGGCGGTCTACCCGCTGATGCAGGCGCTCGACATCGAGTACCTCGACATCGACCTCGCGGTCGGCGGGATGGAGCAGCGCAAGGTCCACATGCTCGCCCGGGACACGCTCCCGAGCATCGGCTACGACTCCCCGACCTGCCTGCACACGCCGCTGATCTCGGAGCTCTCGACGGGGATCGGCAAGATGTCGAGCAGTTCCGGCGTCACCATCTCGATGGAGGACTCGACCGAGGAGATCCAGGAGAAGGTCAACGGCGCCTACTGCCCGGCCGGCGAGGTCGACCCCGAGCCGACCGAGGACGGTGAGGAGCGCAACAACCCCGTGCTCGAAATCTTCGAGTACCACGTGTTCCCGCGCTTCGACACCGTCGTCGTCGAGCGCCCCGAGGAGTACGGCGGCGACCTGACCTACGGGAGTTACGAGGAACTGGAGGCCGACTTCGCCTCGGGCGAACTCCACCCCGCCGACGCGAAGCCGACGCTGGCGACGTACCTCGACGAACTCGTGGAGCCGGGGCGGGAGATGCTGCAGAAACAGCGGGCATAG
- a CDS encoding DUF460 domain-containing protein produces the protein MHAPSPTDGPVFGVDIQSGDIRGDSPTYALVILRPDEGEDGEGAIERDAVSRRKLRRLIEEEEPTRLAVDNMYELAADKNALVGFLGTLPAGTDLVQVTGANRPEPLSRVAKRHGVPYGKKPMKEAEAAARLALGNVGQRVTAFSDTTTVKVSRGRSTGGGGGWSEDRFTRRIHGNVRKAAREVESDLDDANLDYEREATEKYGGLSNAVFTVEARPEDIPVSKTRNGDVRIEVERERRDGIEFEPLVKRRDHVLVGIDPGTTTAAAVVGIDGTVHDLYSSRTGDTAELTEWLIERGRPMLVAADVTPMPETVEKFRRSFDAAGWVPESDLPVDEKLHRTREHPYENDHERDALAAALYAVDDHMDQFERIAAKVPPKFDREEVIARVVSGEESVEAVIRELTDDDGEDEDEEEHEERELSEEERRIRDLEAQVGRLKEHADELEAELEEKEHEILEYKRELSDTRKRERREARERREVNRLERRAKRLEHERDEAIDENEALHDKLARLKTLWKIDHSNFSDVAADRDLVAVKILPQFTRDAIERADEEFGLAAGDVVYLRDASGAGTSTAEALAETKPRLVLKNGTLSDAADEVLFDHEIPVAPADPVTIQEIDELAVARESEVEEAIDDWEDRAADRRREQTESMMDRVISEHRADERLGGEGA, from the coding sequence GTGCACGCCCCGAGCCCCACCGACGGGCCGGTGTTCGGCGTCGACATCCAGAGCGGCGACATCCGCGGGGACTCGCCGACGTACGCGCTCGTGATCCTGCGCCCCGACGAGGGCGAGGACGGCGAGGGCGCCATCGAACGCGACGCCGTCTCGCGCCGGAAGCTCCGCCGACTCATCGAGGAGGAGGAGCCCACCCGGCTGGCCGTCGACAACATGTACGAACTCGCGGCCGACAAGAACGCCCTCGTGGGCTTTCTGGGAACCCTCCCCGCAGGCACCGATCTGGTGCAGGTGACCGGGGCGAACCGCCCCGAACCGCTCTCGCGGGTCGCCAAGCGTCACGGCGTTCCCTACGGCAAGAAGCCGATGAAGGAAGCCGAGGCCGCCGCGCGCCTCGCGCTGGGCAACGTCGGCCAGCGCGTCACCGCGTTCTCCGACACGACGACCGTGAAAGTCTCGCGGGGCCGCTCCACGGGCGGGGGCGGCGGGTGGAGCGAGGACCGGTTCACCCGCCGCATCCACGGCAACGTCCGGAAGGCCGCCCGCGAGGTGGAGTCCGACCTCGACGACGCCAACCTCGACTACGAGCGAGAGGCCACCGAGAAGTACGGCGGCCTCTCGAACGCGGTGTTCACCGTCGAGGCCCGGCCCGAGGACATCCCGGTCTCGAAGACCCGGAACGGCGACGTTCGGATCGAGGTCGAGCGCGAGCGCCGCGACGGCATCGAGTTCGAGCCGCTGGTCAAGCGCCGCGACCACGTGCTCGTCGGGATCGACCCGGGGACGACGACGGCCGCCGCCGTGGTCGGCATCGACGGCACCGTCCACGACCTCTACTCCTCGCGGACCGGCGACACCGCCGAACTCACCGAGTGGCTGATCGAGCGCGGCCGGCCGATGTTGGTCGCCGCCGACGTGACGCCGATGCCCGAGACCGTCGAGAAGTTCCGCCGCAGCTTCGACGCGGCGGGCTGGGTCCCCGAGTCGGACCTCCCGGTCGACGAGAAGCTCCACCGGACGCGGGAGCACCCCTACGAGAACGACCACGAGCGCGACGCTCTCGCGGCGGCGCTGTACGCCGTCGACGACCACATGGATCAGTTCGAACGGATCGCCGCGAAGGTCCCCCCGAAGTTCGACCGCGAGGAGGTCATCGCCCGCGTCGTCTCCGGCGAGGAGTCCGTCGAGGCGGTGATCCGGGAGCTGACCGACGACGACGGCGAGGACGAGGACGAGGAGGAACACGAGGAGCGCGAACTCAGCGAGGAGGAGCGGCGCATCCGCGACCTCGAAGCGCAGGTCGGCCGGCTCAAGGAACACGCCGATGAGCTGGAGGCCGAACTGGAGGAGAAGGAACACGAGATCCTGGAGTACAAGCGGGAGCTCAGCGACACCCGCAAGCGCGAGCGCCGGGAGGCCCGAGAGCGTCGCGAAGTGAACCGGCTCGAACGACGGGCGAAACGGCTCGAACACGAGCGCGACGAGGCCATCGACGAGAACGAGGCGCTCCACGACAAGCTCGCGCGCCTGAAGACGCTCTGGAAGATCGACCACTCGAACTTCAGCGACGTGGCGGCCGACCGCGATCTGGTCGCCGTCAAGATCCTCCCGCAGTTCACCCGCGACGCCATCGAGCGCGCCGACGAGGAGTTCGGCCTCGCCGCCGGCGACGTGGTCTACCTCCGGGACGCCAGCGGCGCCGGCACGTCGACCGCGGAGGCGCTGGCGGAGACGAAACCACGGCTCGTCCTGAAGAACGGCACCCTCTCGGACGCCGCCGACGAGGTGCTGTTCGACCACGAGATCCCGGTCGCGCCCGCCGACCCAGTGACGATCCAGGAGATCGACGAACTCGCCGTCGCCCGCGAGAGCGAGGTGGAGGAGGCCATCGACGACTGGGAGGACCGGGCGGCGGACCGACGGCGCGAGCAGACCGAGAGCATGATGGACCGGGTGATCTCCGAACACCGCGCCGACGAGCGGCTTGGCGGCGAGGGGGCGTAG
- a CDS encoding DUF7470 family protein, with amino-acid sequence MYDRLGIGGIVGLLLTLGGIALVAWQEPIVAAGLAFVLAGIGLVVRALVGNVMRQFGMV; translated from the coding sequence ATGTACGACCGACTCGGAATCGGCGGTATCGTCGGCCTGCTGTTGACGCTCGGCGGCATCGCGCTGGTCGCGTGGCAGGAACCCATCGTCGCCGCCGGCCTCGCGTTCGTCCTCGCGGGAATCGGGCTGGTGGTCCGCGCGCTCGTCGGGAACGTGATGCGGCAGTTCGGGATGGTCTGA
- a CDS encoding DUF4382 domain-containing protein encodes MERKAIVTALVVAMVAIAGCGGSVSPGGDDAGEGTVNMYISDQPSAIDDFEHLNVTVTSIAAHRVDDNGTEGNESGWVEQDIDNVTVDLTELQGANASELGAIPAPNGTYDKTFIHVDDDIEGVLTDGSTTDVMLPSSKLHINENFTVGNGEEIDFVFDITVVKRGNSGSYNIQPVAGESGTDQEIEERPEARVDNDEEESAENGTSTPTEAPTTDSGNTTDSENAGSLNFYVSDQQNAIDDFRHLNVTIERVGVHRANASENESAWVEQDVDNATVDLTELQGANATSLGTMFVPNGSYDKTFVYVNEVNGTLTNGESTDVKLPSSKLQLNSEFTVGNGEEIDYVFDITVVKRGNSGSYNIQPVASESGTGDQVEIEEKDEETEDEEEETETETETEAPENETEAAAALDLSLDGNATAGENVTVTVTQNGSAAANATVSLDGEVVGETGENGTVVVAVPADAEELELEAELDGAEGEAAFPVEGNASTDTEAFVAPALAAL; translated from the coding sequence ATGGAACGAAAGGCGATAGTCACGGCGCTCGTGGTCGCGATGGTCGCGATCGCCGGCTGTGGGGGATCGGTGTCGCCGGGCGGCGACGACGCCGGCGAGGGGACGGTGAACATGTACATCAGCGATCAGCCGAGCGCGATCGACGACTTCGAGCACCTCAACGTGACGGTGACCTCGATCGCGGCCCACCGCGTCGACGACAACGGCACGGAGGGCAACGAGTCCGGCTGGGTCGAACAGGACATCGACAACGTCACCGTCGACCTGACGGAGCTACAGGGGGCAAACGCCAGCGAACTCGGCGCCATCCCGGCACCGAACGGCACCTACGACAAGACGTTCATCCACGTCGACGACGACATCGAGGGCGTCCTCACCGACGGCTCGACGACGGACGTGATGCTGCCGAGCAGCAAGCTCCACATCAACGAGAACTTCACCGTCGGTAACGGCGAGGAGATCGACTTCGTCTTCGACATCACCGTCGTCAAGCGCGGGAACTCGGGCAGCTACAACATCCAGCCGGTCGCCGGCGAGTCCGGGACGGACCAGGAGATCGAGGAGCGACCCGAAGCGCGAGTCGACAACGACGAGGAGGAGTCCGCCGAGAACGGCACGTCGACGCCGACCGAGGCGCCGACGACCGACTCCGGGAACACGACCGACTCCGAGAACGCCGGTAGCCTGAACTTCTACGTCAGCGACCAGCAGAACGCGATCGACGACTTCCGGCACCTCAACGTCACCATCGAGCGCGTCGGCGTCCACCGCGCGAACGCCAGCGAGAACGAGAGCGCGTGGGTCGAACAGGACGTCGACAACGCCACCGTCGATCTGACGGAACTGCAGGGCGCCAACGCGACCAGCCTCGGGACGATGTTCGTCCCCAACGGCAGCTACGACAAGACGTTCGTCTACGTCAACGAGGTCAACGGCACCCTCACCAACGGCGAGAGCACGGACGTGAAGCTGCCCAGCAGCAAGCTCCAACTCAACAGCGAGTTCACCGTCGGCAACGGCGAGGAGATCGACTACGTCTTCGACATCACCGTCGTCAAGCGCGGGAACTCGGGCAGCTACAACATCCAGCCAGTCGCCAGCGAGTCCGGCACGGGCGATCAGGTCGAGATCGAGGAGAAGGACGAGGAGACCGAGGACGAAGAGGAGGAGACTGAAACGGAGACCGAAACTGAGGCACCGGAGAACGAGACCGAGGCCGCCGCGGCACTCGACCTCTCGCTCGACGGCAACGCGACGGCCGGCGAGAACGTCACCGTCACGGTTACCCAGAACGGCAGCGCCGCCGCCAACGCGACGGTCAGCCTCGACGGCGAGGTCGTCGGCGAGACCGGCGAGAACGGAACCGTCGTGGTCGCCGTTCCGGCCGACGCCGAGGAACTCGAACTGGAAGCGGAACTCGACGGCGCGGAGGGTGAGGCAGCCTTCCCCGTCGAGGGCAACGCGAGCACCGACACCGAGGCGTTCGTCGCCCCGGCCTTGGCGGCGCTCTAA
- a CDS encoding mechanosensitive ion channel family protein, with protein sequence MIGQGPLPEWLREVLSVYDPVLSELFWFTVGFGVVYLVGTVAVAPIVSRVVRARNRNNPTIQTATNTYLRVLVVAFATLTGTIAAGYGNVLSESAVIIAAITFVLGIAGQQVFGSLISGMFLVADPDFNVGDWIAWPGGEGTVEAVDFRVTRVRTPDNETIAVPNTELTSNALTRPYGRDQYRITEQVYVAYEDDAERALMELQATAAELEAVLEEPSPNARILELGENAITVQAELWTQDPLNSDIQTVRSDFRRLVKRRFDEAGITIAPPSAQSLTGEVAVTERQSEGSGR encoded by the coding sequence ATGATCGGCCAAGGACCGCTGCCGGAGTGGCTGCGGGAGGTGCTCTCGGTGTACGACCCGGTGCTCTCGGAGCTGTTCTGGTTCACCGTCGGGTTCGGCGTCGTCTATCTCGTCGGAACGGTCGCTGTCGCCCCCATCGTCTCCCGCGTCGTCAGGGCGCGAAACCGGAACAACCCAACCATCCAGACCGCGACGAACACCTACCTCCGGGTGCTGGTGGTCGCCTTCGCCACGCTGACGGGGACCATCGCCGCCGGCTACGGCAACGTCCTCTCTGAGTCGGCGGTCATCATCGCGGCGATCACGTTCGTCCTCGGCATCGCCGGCCAGCAGGTATTCGGGTCGCTGATCAGCGGCATGTTCCTCGTTGCCGACCCCGACTTCAACGTCGGCGACTGGATCGCGTGGCCGGGCGGCGAGGGGACCGTCGAGGCCGTCGACTTCCGTGTCACCCGCGTTCGAACGCCGGACAACGAAACCATCGCGGTGCCGAACACCGAACTCACGAGCAACGCGCTCACCCGGCCCTACGGCCGGGACCAGTACCGCATCACCGAACAGGTGTACGTCGCCTACGAGGACGACGCCGAGCGGGCGCTGATGGAACTCCAAGCGACCGCCGCCGAACTCGAGGCGGTTCTCGAGGAGCCGTCCCCGAACGCGCGCATCCTCGAACTCGGGGAGAACGCGATCACCGTGCAGGCCGAACTGTGGACCCAGGACCCGCTCAACTCCGACATCCAGACCGTTCGATCGGACTTCCGGCGACTGGTGAAACGCCGCTTCGACGAGGCGGGGATCACGATCGCGCCGCCGTCGGCGCAGTCGCTCACGGGGGAAGTCGCGGTGACGGAGCGACAGAGCGAGGGGTCGGGTCGGTAG
- the eif1A gene encoding translation initiation factor eIF-1A — MSDDDLPEGVRAPEDDEQFAEVVEMLGANRIKVRCADGQERTARIPGRMRKRDWIREGDLVLISPWDWQEEKADVEYRYDNRDAEQLREGGYVAEGV; from the coding sequence ATGAGCGACGACGACCTCCCCGAGGGTGTCCGGGCCCCCGAGGACGACGAGCAGTTCGCCGAGGTAGTCGAGATGCTCGGCGCGAACCGGATCAAAGTGCGCTGTGCCGACGGGCAGGAGCGCACCGCCCGCATCCCCGGACGGATGCGCAAGCGCGACTGGATCCGCGAGGGTGATCTGGTGCTCATCAGCCCGTGGGACTGGCAGGAGGAGAAAGCCGACGTGGAGTACCGCTACGACAACCGCGACGCCGAGCAGTTGCGGGAGGGCGGGTACGTGGCTGAAGGGGTCTGA
- a CDS encoding GAF domain-containing protein: protein MLGTVQVLLVDDNDAYRSLLAAALREDLAIESFGDPEAALTWAASNRSAVDCVISDFQMPGLTGREFHEGLRAAGVNVPFVLVSGSNSGDIPPEATAEATAFVRKGTGAVDGVREAVHDATQAARTEQTLTALHGATEALMRAGDRDSVADATVETAEEVLGFPGTGVRFYDPDREALVAASVGGQSDDAIDDRPPFPIEGTHHGQAFRAGETITYDVPEADAKDPYDAAPFGRTMYVPLGDHGVVSFGKTGDEPFDPQDVQFAETLAGHAATALDRVERERALERERDRLEEVAGVVSHDLQSPLNVVSGAIALATEECTDDAVAEHLTTAEHATARMEALVDDRLTFTRWEGTVGPHEEIQLADGSADGTAQKAADQ from the coding sequence ATGCTCGGGACCGTTCAGGTGCTACTGGTCGACGACAACGACGCCTACCGGAGTCTCCTCGCCGCCGCGCTGCGCGAGGACCTCGCGATCGAGTCGTTCGGTGATCCGGAAGCGGCGCTCACGTGGGCGGCATCGAACCGGAGCGCGGTGGACTGCGTGATCAGTGATTTCCAGATGCCCGGCCTCACCGGGCGGGAGTTCCACGAGGGCCTCCGGGCGGCCGGCGTCAACGTACCGTTCGTTCTCGTCTCGGGTTCGAACTCCGGCGATATCCCCCCAGAGGCCACCGCCGAGGCGACGGCGTTCGTCCGGAAGGGGACCGGCGCCGTCGACGGCGTCCGCGAAGCCGTTCACGACGCGACACAGGCCGCCCGCACGGAGCAGACCCTCACTGCCCTTCACGGGGCCACGGAGGCGCTGATGCGCGCCGGGGACCGCGATTCCGTCGCCGACGCGACCGTGGAGACTGCCGAAGAGGTGCTCGGCTTCCCCGGGACCGGAGTGCGCTTTTACGATCCGGACCGGGAGGCGCTCGTAGCGGCTTCCGTCGGCGGGCAGAGCGACGACGCCATCGACGACCGCCCGCCGTTTCCGATCGAAGGCACCCACCACGGGCAGGCGTTCCGAGCCGGGGAGACCATCACCTACGACGTGCCCGAGGCGGACGCTAAGGATCCCTACGACGCTGCCCCGTTCGGTCGAACGATGTACGTCCCGCTCGGCGACCACGGCGTCGTCAGCTTCGGGAAGACCGGCGACGAGCCGTTCGACCCGCAGGACGTGCAGTTCGCGGAGACTCTCGCCGGCCACGCCGCGACGGCGCTGGACCGGGTCGAGCGCGAGCGCGCCCTCGAACGCGAGCGCGACCGGTTGGAGGAGGTGGCGGGCGTCGTCTCCCACGACCTCCAGAGCCCGCTGAACGTCGTCAGCGGGGCTATCGCACTGGCCACCGAGGAGTGCACCGACGACGCCGTCGCCGAGCACCTCACGACTGCCGAGCACGCGACCGCGCGGATGGAGGCGCTGGTCGACGACCGGCTGACGTTCACCCGCTGGGAGGGCACCGTGGGGCCCCACGAGGAGATTCAGTTGGCCGACGGCTCGGCCGACGGAACTGCACAGAAAGCCGCCGATCAGTAG
- a CDS encoding PAS domain S-box protein, with protein sequence MESVSPRERLYEVFSGTDVGVEAQIDEALRVGSDYFDLPIGFFTRVSDERQEIVRSVGDHDLIQPGESCPLKSAYCRRTVEAEGVLAVRNADDSVIDQRAIDVFDLGTYIGTKVTVNGEVYGTVCFAKEEVRDRQFSEAGELFLELLARLISTALERRRYERDIEAQNARLQQEKQRFEGIAENSFDILFRLGPGSTFTYVSSAVEPILGYEPADLVDEPFYEFVTEDAAATALPQYAEALNGEQVEGLELDFLDQSGEVVVLEVNATPISDDGEVVGVQGVGRDITDRKERERELRIKNRAFDEAEVGVVIVDPHEPGQPLIYVNRGFERITGYDESELLGRNCRMLQGEATDPDPVGELREAIQAEEPTTVELINYRRDGTPFWNRVQVNPVFDEEGRLRHYLGFQTDVTERRRTEKLIQLLNRVLRHNLRNDMNAVAGWAKAIQSADSEGVRDASERIERIASSLVDLGEHARELEQYIQRDREPTRLDPEELLREALEGPRQRYPGATFAVDIGSERAVCAGTELSGALTELLENAVKHNPSSAPTADVTVRDDGEWVEVVITDDGPGIGEMERRVVTSGSETALEHGSGLGLWLVNWTVTRYGGSFQISPRGDGDGTAAIVRVPAIAADQSVADVETKPTVLFR encoded by the coding sequence ATGGAATCGGTTTCGCCGCGTGAGCGGCTCTACGAAGTTTTTTCGGGAACCGATGTGGGCGTCGAAGCGCAGATCGACGAGGCGCTGCGGGTCGGGAGCGACTACTTCGACCTGCCGATCGGCTTTTTCACCCGCGTCAGCGACGAGCGACAGGAGATCGTCCGTTCGGTCGGCGACCACGACCTGATCCAACCCGGCGAAAGCTGCCCGCTCAAGTCGGCGTACTGTCGGCGGACGGTCGAGGCGGAGGGCGTGCTGGCGGTTCGGAACGCGGACGACTCGGTGATCGACCAGCGGGCCATCGACGTGTTCGACCTCGGGACGTACATCGGCACGAAAGTCACCGTCAACGGGGAGGTGTACGGGACCGTCTGTTTCGCCAAGGAGGAGGTACGCGACAGGCAGTTCTCGGAGGCGGGGGAGCTGTTCCTCGAACTGCTGGCGCGGCTCATCAGTACGGCGCTCGAACGGCGGCGCTACGAGCGCGACATCGAGGCCCAGAACGCACGCCTCCAGCAGGAGAAACAGCGCTTCGAGGGGATCGCCGAGAACAGCTTCGACATCCTGTTCCGGCTCGGCCCCGGCTCGACGTTCACCTACGTCTCGTCGGCCGTCGAACCGATACTGGGGTACGAGCCGGCTGATCTCGTCGACGAGCCGTTCTACGAGTTCGTCACCGAGGACGCCGCCGCGACGGCGCTGCCCCAGTACGCGGAGGCCCTGAACGGCGAACAGGTCGAGGGGCTGGAACTCGATTTCCTCGACCAGTCCGGCGAGGTCGTCGTGCTGGAAGTCAACGCGACGCCGATCAGCGACGACGGCGAGGTCGTCGGGGTACAGGGCGTCGGCCGCGACATCACCGACCGGAAGGAGCGCGAGCGGGAACTGCGAATCAAGAACCGTGCCTTCGACGAGGCGGAGGTCGGCGTGGTGATCGTCGACCCCCACGAGCCGGGACAGCCGCTCATCTACGTCAACAGGGGGTTCGAGCGAATCACGGGGTACGACGAGAGTGAGCTACTCGGTCGGAACTGTCGGATGCTGCAGGGCGAGGCGACCGACCCCGACCCCGTCGGCGAGCTACGGGAGGCCATCCAGGCCGAGGAGCCGACGACGGTCGAACTCATCAACTACCGCCGCGACGGGACGCCGTTCTGGAACCGCGTCCAAGTCAACCCCGTCTTCGACGAGGAGGGGCGGCTGCGCCACTACCTCGGCTTCCAGACCGACGTGACCGAACGGCGGCGCACCGAGAAGCTGATCCAGTTGCTCAACCGCGTGCTCCGGCACAACCTCCGCAACGACATGAACGCGGTCGCCGGCTGGGCGAAGGCGATCCAGAGCGCCGACTCGGAGGGGGTGCGGGACGCGAGCGAGCGGATCGAACGGATCGCCAGTTCCCTGGTGGACTTGGGCGAGCACGCAAGGGAGTTAGAGCAGTACATCCAGCGCGACCGGGAGCCGACGCGGCTCGACCCGGAGGAACTTCTCCGAGAGGCCCTGGAAGGGCCCCGACAGCGGTACCCGGGCGCGACGTTCGCCGTCGATATCGGGAGTGAGCGGGCCGTCTGTGCCGGCACCGAACTGTCGGGCGCGCTGACGGAGTTGCTTGAGAACGCTGTCAAGCACAACCCCTCGTCGGCGCCGACCGCCGACGTGACGGTCCGGGACGACGGGGAGTGGGTCGAGGTCGTCATCACCGACGACGGGCCGGGGATCGGCGAGATGGAGCGCCGGGTCGTCACGAGCGGCTCCGAGACGGCGCTCGAACACGGCTCCGGGCTGGGGCTCTGGCTCGTCAACTGGACCGTCACCCGCTACGGCGGCTCCTTCCAGATTTCGCCACGGGGTGACGGCGACGGGACGGCGGCAATCGTTCGCGTGCCCGCCATCGCCGCCGACCAGTCGGTCGCGGACGTGGAGACGAAGCCGACGGTGCTGTTCAGGTAA